In Roseofilum reptotaenium CS-1145, the DNA window TTTCCGCATTGATGATACCCGGATCAATAGTGATGAACATCCCTATCATCAAGAATTATTAGAACAATTTGGCATTATGTCAGAATTATTAGTCCCTTTGCGAACTCACACCGGTCAATTGGGGGCAATTGTCTGTAGTCAATGTCACAAATCGCGAGTCTGGACCGATAGTGAGGTGGAACTGTTACGAGCAGCCTGTGACCAACTGGCGATCGCCATTGACCAATCTGAACTTTATACCCAAACCCGTGCCGCTGCCTTCCATGCCCAAGCCCAAGCTCAACAATTAGAACAGACTTTGAAAAAGCTCAAACAAACTCAAGCGCAATTAGTGCAAACGGAAAAAATGTCAGGCTTAGGACAAATGGTGGCGGGTATTGCCCATGAAATTAATAATCCCGTTAATTTTATTAATGGCAATCTTCTTCATACCAGTAATTATATTGAAGACTTATTAAGACTTTTAGAACTCTATCAGAGACACTATCCAGAACCGGATGAAGACATTCTGGACGAATCCGAAGATATTGATATTGATTTTCTGCGCGAAGATTTACCGAAAATGCTCGATTCGATGAAAGTGGGAGCGGATCGAATTAGTCAAATTGTCCTGTCACTCCGGAATTTCTCCCGGTTAGATGAAGCGGAAATGAAACCGGTTCAAATTGATGAGGGCATCGATAATACCTTGCTAATTTTGCAGCATCGTCTGAAAGCTAAAGGCTCATTTGGTGGCATCGATGTGATTAAAAACTATGGTGATTTGCCCCAGGTTGAATGTCACGCCAGTCAACTCAATCAAGTGTTTATGAATATCATTAGTAATAGTATTGATGCTCTGGAAAATCGAGCAGAACCTCGCCAAATTACCATTGTGACAGACCGGGGAAAACCCAAGGATTGGAAAACTCCCCATGTGGCGATCCGAATTCAAGATAATGGTCAAGGGATGACGGAAGAAGTTAAACGCCGATTATTTGATCCGTTTTTTACTACTAAACCGGTCGGTAAAGGAACAGGATTAGGCCTGTCAATTAGTTATCAGATTGTCGTCGAAAAACATCGGGGAAACATTGATTGTTTCTCGGAACCTGGAAAAGGAACGGAATTTGTAATTAGAATTCCCATTAAGCCGGTGGGGTGAGGAGAACACGGAAACACTCAGACGCACAGAAGGGTATAGTTTTTAAGGTCTAACCTTTAATCTCAGTAGTGGTGACAATCTAAGGAGCGTGCTATAATGGAAGATGGTGTCTTTAGAACAGAGGTGAACCAGTTACCCATGGCTAAAAAGGGTATGATCGAGCGGGAAAAGAAACGCCAAAAGCTAGTACAGAAGTATGCTCAGAAGCGCCAAGAGTTACTTGAGCAGTTCCGGAAAGCTGATGATCCAGGGGAAAAATTTGAACTCCATCGTCAAATCCAACGTCTCCCCCGTAATAGTGCTCCCAGTCGTTTGCGCAATCGCTGTTGGGCGACAGGCCGTCCTAGAGGATATTACCGCGATTTTGGCCTATCTCGCCATGTGATTCGGGAAATGGCCCACGAGGGGCTATTACCAGGAGTGGTCAAATCCAGTTGGTAGATTAGAGATAGGGATTGGCTGACAATCCCTAGCCTTGACCACAACAAGTATCAATCCCTAGACTTTGAAGCAATAAATCACTTACTGCATTGGCGATCGCAAATTCGCCATAAAAGCTTTCGGAAAAATCAAATCCCTGCATTTCAGTGACAATCGCAATCACTAGGGAACCGAGATCTGTTTCCCCTTCCAATCGATGTCGTACATAGACTTGGGTGGCTCGCTGGGCAATCTGATGATTGACTGGTTCTGGTAGAAACTCTCGATCGAGCCACTGATGCAGGGTTTTTTGTAACCATTGTCCCTCCTGTTGTGCATCTCTAGCTAGAGGTAACGTAATCGGTTGAATCGGTTCAGTCATAGATATAGTGCTTTTTTCTGGTAAGGGGTAATCAGTAATGGGGAATAGTTATAAATAATAAGTTAAGGTCTTTCGCCGTTTTGTCAATGGACAAGCCGAGAGGTAAACAGCACGACTCAATCGGGACAACCAAGTTTTCCCCTTTCCTTGAAGAGCCACCTTCAGATTGATGAATTATAGTAGAATACTATGGATTATGATATCCCCTTAATTGTTGACGGGTATCGCCAAGGCTTTTTCTTGATGTCCGAAGACGAGGATGAAAAAAAATCCTCGACCTTAAGCTGGTATTCAAGTAACGCTCGTACTCTGATCCCCCTCGACGATCGCTTCCGATATCCGAAATCCCTGCAACGCGTTCTGAACCAAAACCGGTTTTCGGTAGCCATTAATCGTGATTTTGAGGCAGTTGTAGAAGGATGTGCCGATCGCCCCTCAACCTGGATTTCCTCAGAACTCAAAGCTATTTATTTGGCTCTGTACCGCGCGGGATGGGCCTATAGTTTTGAAACCTGGCAGGATGATACCCTAGCTGGAGGGATTTTAGGTATCGTCATTGGTGGGGCTTTTATTGGGGAATCCATGTTTTTTCGGATTCCCGATGGCTCTAAGGTAGCCATGGTCAAATTAGTTGAATGGTTGCGCGATCGCCACTTTCTCCTCTTTGATGCACAAATGATGAACCCCCATTTAGCTCGGTTCGGTGCCTATATTATCAGTAATTCAGAGTATCAGGCTCTCTTACCAATAGCCGTTAAACGACCTTGCTCGTTTTACCCTTAATTTAATCACTGAAAAGAGAACTGCTATAGTATAGCGTTACGATTTTCTACCACTCGAGCTTCAACTGACCCGTTGCTCTAAGAAAGCATATTGCCGAATCAACTCCACAATTTTTTTATCTTCAAACTGTTCAGCTAACTCAAGAATGCAATGGGCAAATTTCAAATAGCTCGGGCTTAAAGCTTTCAAGCGTAAACTTTCCTGTTCAATTACCTCAATATCGCCAATTTGAGCCGCATTATATAGGGTTATCAGTTCGCCACTGGGAGGAATCTGAGAAGCCTCTAAGGAAACTTCTATAGAGGGTTGAGAAGCTAAACTCTTATATTCCCTGAATTCCTCTCTTTCAAAGGGATTAAGCATCCGATGCATAGTTTGCAGAACTTGATGACTACAGATTTCAATGCTGTCTAAGTGAGATTTTTGTTGTGGAGTTAGATCCGACTCACGATAGAGCATTTGGATATGACCTAAAATGCCATGTAAGGGAGTGCGAATCTCATGATTGAGATGATCGATCCAGGTTAGTTCTAGAGGTTGGTAATCAGCGACAGGAGAAGGAGAATGATGTTCTTCTTGAGTGTGAAGGTCTTGAAATTGATGGGACACTTGGAAATGGGTTTCTAATCGCGATAATAATTCTTCTGCTTCAAAGGGATTGAGTAAGTAATCGATTTGATAATCGAGATAAAAAGGATAATGATCCATGAGATCTTCTAAGGTTGTCATCGCTACCATAGGAATCGATTTCATCACAGCTTGACCACATAAGGACGTAATCCATGCCAGATTTTCCGGATGTGCCTCACGACGATCAATTAAGATTAAGTCAGGGCGATCTTTTAGAATTTTAGTAGATTGCCCTTCTCTATAGGATAGGGTTTGCACTTGATAGCCACTCTCTTGCAAAAGGCTCAGGATGCTTTTTAAATCGCTTAAAGCGTTGTAGATGACTAAAATCTTTTGCTCAGGAGTTAGCATAGTTTTAAATTCCTTTATTAACTGGGATTATTTTTTGGACGAATTGGCTGCAACACGACTTTGAGGTTGATTCATGTTTTTGCTCAACTTTAAGATTTGTTCTTGTCCTTGGATCGCAAGCGTTTCTAAGGTAGCAACCCGTTGTTCTAGGGCTACGTACTGTTCGGGGGTCGGTTGATCGGAGGGTAGTATTCCCTGTTCTACACAGCGCTCCATAAAGCTGATAAATGCTTCTGTAGCGGTGGTTTTGCCACAAACGGTTTTGAAATCTTTCCAAAGCTTCTCATCCGTCTTAAAGGTGACTAACTTACGTTTGGCAGTCATCAGCCTATCTTTTATCTATACGTCATCTATATGATAACATGGGTGAATAGGTTATGGACAAGTTAAGAGTGGAAGGAAATCTAAAAAATATAGCGCGAAGCGCTAGGCAATAAGCCATCTCCGTGTCCCCGTGTCTCCCTATCCCCCGATCGCACCCTCAATTTCGATCGCATGATAGCCTCGATCCAGCAGTTGGGGATTTTCGTACTCGTGGAGTGCCTGCTGCCAAATGCTGTAACCCTGGCGACTCAGATGAATGCCATCAGTCGTTAGATTCCGGTCTAGGTTTCCTTGGTCGTCGGTAAATTGAGAATAGAGATCGAGATAGGTAGCTCCTTCTTGATGGGCGATCGCTGCTAACTGTCCATTAAGATAACGAATACGCCCATTGCCAATCGCCTCTAATCTTGTGGGTAACAGGGACTGGAGAATAATTTCTGAGTTGGGGTGCTTGTGGCGTAAGGTTTCCACGATGGTGCGCCAATTTTGGATAATGACCTGATTACTGACTCCCTGACGCAAGTCATTAATTCCAGCTAAAACAAAAATGCGATCGGGTTGGGTGGAGTTGAAAAAATGCAAGCGTTGGAGAATATGTCGAGTTGCTTCTCCTGAGACACTTTGATTCAGCCATAATTTACCTGGGGGGAGTTGGTCATGGGGAAACCAAACACTGAGGGAGTCTCCCACCAATACATTTAAGCGATTTTTTCCTTGACCGCTGGCGATCGCCTTAGCTTCTAGCTCTAATAACCATTGCCATTGTTGATGAGTCGGTTGTTCTATTGCCTTGGTCCAGCGATCGGCAAAACTATTAACCGACAAACGAGT includes these proteins:
- the rpsN gene encoding 30S ribosomal protein S14, with protein sequence MAKKGMIEREKKRQKLVQKYAQKRQELLEQFRKADDPGEKFELHRQIQRLPRNSAPSRLRNRCWATGRPRGYYRDFGLSRHVIREMAHEGLLPGVVKSSW
- the aat gene encoding leucyl/phenylalanyl-tRNA--protein transferase; the protein is MDYDIPLIVDGYRQGFFLMSEDEDEKKSSTLSWYSSNARTLIPLDDRFRYPKSLQRVLNQNRFSVAINRDFEAVVEGCADRPSTWISSELKAIYLALYRAGWAYSFETWQDDTLAGGILGIVIGGAFIGESMFFRIPDGSKVAMVKLVEWLRDRHFLLFDAQMMNPHLARFGAYIISNSEYQALLPIAVKRPCSFYP
- a CDS encoding histidine kinase dimerization/phospho-acceptor domain-containing protein, with protein sequence MLTPEQKILVIYNALSDLKSILSLLQESGYQVQTLSYREGQSTKILKDRPDLILIDRREAHPENLAWITSLCGQAVMKSIPMVAMTTLEDLMDHYPFYLDYQIDYLLNPFEAEELLSRLETHFQVSHQFQDLHTQEEHHSPSPVADYQPLELTWIDHLNHEIRTPLHGILGHIQMLYRESDLTPQQKSHLDSIEICSHQVLQTMHRMLNPFEREEFREYKSLASQPSIEVSLEASQIPPSGELITLYNAAQIGDIEVIEQESLRLKALSPSYLKFAHCILELAEQFEDKKIVELIRQYAFLEQRVS
- a CDS encoding GDSL-type esterase/lipase family protein gives rise to the protein MSHYSLLALSLLAQGTGSNLGDGLLTVLPMDEFVPPVSDASSDLSLARIVEEVLDTLPTVDDFQPQFSQSNRVAQWSLDRPASLRPVTPQTVTSAAAVEWRPVSGKQLYQQRLAALKAGKIYTRLSVNSFADRWTKAIEQPTHQQWQWLLELEAKAIASGQGKNRLNVLVGDSLSVWFPHDQLPPGKLWLNQSVSGEATRHILQRLHFFNSTQPDRIFVLAGINDLRQGVSNQVIIQNWRTIVETLRHKHPNSEIILQSLLPTRLEAIGNGRIRYLNGQLAAIAHQEGATYLDLYSQFTDDQGNLDRNLTTDGIHLSRQGYSIWQQALHEYENPQLLDRGYHAIEIEGAIGG